In a single window of the Streptomyces sp. HUAS ZL42 genome:
- a CDS encoding phosphatidylglycerol lysyltransferase domain-containing protein: protein MGDVRLAQIRDRRSTPASRRAAALAVWYLRAVAFVNFLSAVWVSLGQDVRRHNQENYFTPYLLTAGFASGVFTAFLAVTMRRRKRAAWILNLGIGGAFLLLLAVAMALPEVRQYAQNWVSLALTAAFVAALLVGRREFYAKGDRSNPKLATAVALGGLLLSSLLAALLVTVTNQAQGHSTFLERWQYGTLRLVSVASDESFPGISAPNWADVAVNVISTALVLAVLYAAFRSRRAVDPLTEDDEKRLRELLERHGERDSLGYFALRREKSVVWSPTGKAAVAHRVVGGVSLASGDPLGDPEAWPGAIEPWLAEARVQGWIPAVMGAGEEAGTVYARHGLDALELGDEAVVDVGEFTLEGRAMRTVRQAYNRVKRAGCSVRIRRHEDITPDEMAYLIRRADDWRDGATERGFSMALGRLGDPEDGRCVMLECVDAEGRLRALLSFVPWGPHGLSLDLMRRDRDSDNGLMEFMVIELLRRAREIEITQVSLNFAVFRSVFERGARLGAGPVLRLWRSLLSFFSRWWQIESLYRANAKYRPIWEPRFLLFEKSADLPRIAVAAARAEGFLEAPGLPKWLHRKHLETHR, encoded by the coding sequence ATGGGAGATGTCCGACTCGCCCAAATCCGTGATCGCCGCAGCACCCCTGCTTCGCGCCGCGCCGCCGCCCTCGCCGTCTGGTATCTGCGCGCCGTCGCGTTCGTCAACTTCCTCAGTGCGGTGTGGGTCTCCCTGGGGCAGGACGTGCGGCGGCACAACCAGGAGAACTACTTCACGCCGTATCTGCTGACGGCCGGGTTCGCGTCGGGTGTGTTCACCGCGTTCCTGGCCGTCACGATGCGGCGCCGCAAGCGGGCCGCGTGGATCCTGAACCTCGGGATCGGTGGGGCGTTCCTGCTGCTGCTCGCCGTCGCCATGGCGCTGCCGGAAGTCCGGCAGTACGCGCAGAACTGGGTTTCCCTGGCCCTGACGGCCGCCTTCGTCGCCGCGCTGCTCGTCGGGCGGCGTGAGTTCTATGCGAAGGGCGACCGGTCCAATCCGAAGCTCGCCACCGCCGTCGCCCTCGGCGGGCTGCTCCTCTCCTCCCTGCTCGCCGCGCTGCTGGTCACGGTCACCAACCAGGCGCAGGGCCACTCCACGTTCCTCGAACGCTGGCAGTACGGCACGTTGCGGCTCGTCTCCGTCGCCTCCGACGAGTCGTTCCCGGGGATCTCCGCGCCCAACTGGGCCGACGTCGCCGTCAACGTCATCAGCACCGCGCTCGTCCTCGCCGTCCTCTACGCCGCCTTCCGCTCCCGGCGTGCCGTCGACCCGCTCACCGAGGACGACGAGAAGCGGCTGCGCGAGCTGCTGGAACGGCACGGGGAGCGGGACTCCCTCGGGTACTTCGCGCTGCGCAGGGAGAAGAGCGTCGTCTGGTCGCCGACCGGCAAGGCGGCCGTCGCCCATCGCGTCGTGGGGGGCGTGTCGCTGGCGTCCGGGGATCCGCTCGGGGATCCCGAGGCGTGGCCCGGGGCCATCGAGCCGTGGCTCGCCGAGGCGCGCGTGCAGGGCTGGATCCCGGCGGTGATGGGGGCTGGCGAGGAGGCCGGGACCGTGTACGCGCGGCACGGCCTCGACGCGCTGGAGCTCGGGGACGAGGCCGTGGTCGACGTCGGCGAGTTCACGCTCGAGGGGCGGGCCATGCGGACCGTGCGGCAGGCGTACAACCGGGTGAAGCGGGCGGGCTGCAGCGTGCGTATCCGGCGGCACGAGGACATCACGCCCGACGAGATGGCGTACCTGATCCGGCGCGCCGACGACTGGCGTGACGGGGCGACCGAGCGCGGTTTCAGCATGGCGCTGGGGCGGCTCGGGGATCCGGAGGACGGGCGGTGCGTGATGCTCGAGTGCGTCGACGCCGAGGGGCGTCTCAGGGCGCTGCTCTCCTTCGTGCCCTGGGGGCCGCACGGGCTGTCGCTCGACCTGATGCGGCGTGACCGGGACTCCGACAACGGGCTGATGGAGTTCATGGTCATCGAGCTGCTGCGGCGTGCCCGGGAGATCGAGATCACCCAGGTTTCGCTCAACTTCGCCGTGTTCCGATCGGTCTTCGAACGTGGCGCACGCCTTGGCGCCGGGCCGGTGCTGAGGCTGTGGCGGTCACTGCTCAGCTTCTTCTCCCGCTGGTGGCAGATCGAGTCGCTGTACCGCGCCAACGCCAAGTACCGGCCCATCTGGGAGCCCCGTTTCCTGCTCTTCGAGAAGAGCGCGGACCTGCCCCGCATCGCCGTCGCGGCGGCGCGGGCGGAGGGGTTCCTGGAGGCACCGGGGCTGCCGAAGTGGCTGCACCGCAAGCACCTGGAGACGCACAGATGA
- a CDS encoding adenosylcobinamide-GDP ribazoletransferase: MSKTLSPDGLRFAFGTLTVLPIKVTRWDRETARGGMLCAPLAGAVVGLAAAALGVLLLFLGAGPLLAAVASAAVPAVLTRGLHLDGLADTADGLGSGKPAEDALRIMKQSDIGPFGVITLVFVLLAQVAALTEAYGGSWARGALAAAVSATAARLALTLAARGGVPAARPEGLGAAVAGVVPARGAAVATLAVLAAAAAGGACFGPYESGRTALAVLVALAVAELLLRHCTRRFGGVTGDVFGGLAETAATTALVVLSLGR; the protein is encoded by the coding sequence GTGTCCAAGACCCTCTCGCCGGACGGCCTCCGCTTCGCCTTCGGCACGCTCACCGTGCTCCCGATCAAGGTGACCCGCTGGGACAGGGAGACGGCCCGCGGCGGCATGCTCTGCGCTCCGCTGGCCGGTGCGGTGGTCGGCCTCGCCGCCGCCGCGCTCGGCGTGCTGCTGCTGTTCCTGGGCGCGGGGCCCCTCCTCGCCGCCGTCGCCTCCGCCGCCGTACCCGCCGTCCTCACCCGCGGTCTGCACCTCGACGGTCTTGCCGACACCGCGGACGGGCTCGGCAGCGGGAAGCCCGCCGAGGACGCGCTGCGGATCATGAAGCAGTCGGACATCGGCCCGTTCGGCGTGATCACCCTCGTGTTCGTACTGCTCGCCCAGGTGGCCGCGCTCACCGAGGCATACGGCGGCTCCTGGGCCCGGGGCGCACTCGCCGCCGCCGTCTCGGCGACCGCGGCCCGGCTGGCCCTGACCCTGGCCGCCCGCGGCGGGGTACCCGCCGCCCGCCCGGAAGGCCTGGGCGCCGCGGTCGCGGGCGTGGTGCCGGCGCGCGGTGCGGCGGTCGCCACCCTCGCCGTCCTCGCGGCGGCCGCGGCCGGGGGTGCCTGCTTCGGGCCGTACGAGAGCGGCCGTACCGCCCTCGCGGTCCTCGTCGCCCTCGCCGTCGCCGAACTCCTCCTGCGGCACTGCACACGCCGCTTCGGCGGGGTCACCGGCGACGTCTTCGGCGGCCTCGCGGAGACGGCGGCGACCACCGCGCTGGTCGTCCTCTCGCTGGGTCGCTAA
- a CDS encoding endo alpha-1,4 polygalactosaminidase produces the protein MRRPILLFALILLLAGCTSAPEADGTPSDEPSGERWQPLPGTAWQWQLSGRLDTSVDVPVYDIDGFDHSRATVTALHREGRKVICYLSTGAWEDWRPDAAKFPKSVLGKGNGWEGERWLDIRRTDVLEPLMAARIDMCRKKGFDAVEPDNMDGYKNSTGFPLEAADQLRYNRLIAELAHDRGMSVGLKNDLDQIPQLVKDFDFAVNEQCAQYDECADLTPFIEADKAVFHVEYELPTRSFCAESRRLKLSSLLKKYDLGAWRRAC, from the coding sequence GTGAGACGCCCGATACTGCTGTTCGCCCTGATTCTGCTGCTCGCGGGCTGCACATCCGCGCCCGAAGCCGACGGCACACCGTCCGACGAACCGTCCGGCGAGCGCTGGCAGCCCCTCCCCGGCACCGCCTGGCAGTGGCAGCTCAGCGGGCGCCTCGACACCTCCGTCGACGTGCCCGTCTACGACATCGACGGCTTCGACCACTCCAGGGCGACGGTGACCGCCCTCCACCGCGAGGGCCGCAAGGTCATCTGCTACCTCTCCACCGGCGCCTGGGAGGACTGGCGCCCGGACGCGGCGAAGTTCCCCAAGTCGGTGCTGGGCAAGGGCAACGGGTGGGAGGGCGAGCGCTGGCTCGACATCCGCCGCACCGACGTCCTCGAGCCGCTGATGGCGGCCCGCATCGACATGTGCCGCAAGAAGGGCTTCGACGCGGTCGAGCCCGACAACATGGACGGCTACAAGAACAGCACCGGCTTCCCGCTCGAGGCGGCCGACCAGCTCCGCTACAACCGCCTCATCGCCGAACTCGCCCACGACCGGGGCATGTCCGTCGGCCTGAAGAACGACCTTGACCAGATCCCGCAGCTGGTGAAGGACTTCGACTTCGCGGTCAACGAGCAGTGCGCCCAGTACGACGAGTGCGCGGACCTGACTCCCTTCATCGAGGCGGACAAGGCGGTGTTCCACGTGGAGTACGAGCTGCCGACCCGCAGCTTCTGCGCGGAGTCCCGCAGGCTGAAGCTGAGTTCGCTGCTCAAGAAGTACGACCTGGGGGCATGGCGCCGGGCCTGTTAG